AAACCTCAATAAATGATGGAATTTAATAGAAAGTTTTAAGGGAGTTCAAGAACTCGAAAGAATTGTTTGAAAAGTCTGATTAAAAcatattaatcacatttttttggaGAGAAGATTGAAAAGCTGAATCAACACTTAAACCGTGACAATTACCTTacatgtgtctgttttgtttacTGTACATTTAGTTAATTGTGAAGATTGTACTTATTACAGCAGCACAGACTATGTCCCCGTTTGCAGCGTGCTATAACTCACCCTTTTGGCTGAGATGAAGGGTAAACAGAGGAAGGATGAGGGCGATCTCCCATAGAGGAAGAACGCCACTGCAGTCCACTGCAATGACATCTTTACCGAATGCTTCTGAAGAGGACCAGAACCAtggagaagaaacacaaaatgtaaGGAGTGAGACTGACCCAGCCTTTTGGACTCATGaagcaaactccacacatttCACTCACTACAGTTTAGCACGTGTGGCTTTGATTGTTAGACAATAGTGCCACTGTTTAGCAACATAAGACTGATGACAACCTCACCCTTTCTTTTCACAATTCACATACCTGAAGGAGaagtcagcagctgcagcttacTCAGGAAAACCCAGCAATACTGAAGTTATCTTCTGATTTAAATCAACTTTGAGAAGATAACACGTTTTATAATTAACTACATGTGAGGTAAAAGTTCAGCTGAACATCTCTGATTGAGCTTTCAATTCTAGACGATCCAACATTTAGGCCGttgtaaataaatggaaagTATACTATGAAGAAATGTATCAATTTATCAACACCGTATTTGGGAAGAGAAAAATTCTCAATCAGGGTGTTTGACAGGAAATGTGTCCACCAGATGTGTGGATATATGAATGAAGTTTGTTGTCGTCTTCGATTTCATAGGATCCCTCTTGACAAGAAGCAACACGTCGAGCTAATAGTTAATGAAGTCACTGTTAACATATAACCACATCATTTTGAAACGacaaaaaactagaaaaaaaagacaatgtaGAGAGAATTAAAGTAGAAAGCAAGACAAATTTGCTGAAGCCTCCGAAGAGTCAGAGGcgtgttttattcatttgaagTTAAGTTATGTGAAACACCTTCATCACAGCTTAAGTCCTTTAAAAAGCgagtttaaatgtttatttgtggaaaactgaactttcctAAATGTTGAGTTGACGTTTCTAATCAACAGAGCTGCGTTAGCAGACGAGCACCAAACCTGTGCGACGTACAAACTTACTACGAGCTAAAATCACGgagcaactttctgaaaacatgctGCGAATCAGtcgcaaataaaaaaaagcacacaaaaaagaaaacaacaacagagaaataATTACCGAAAAACTGCCCAACTCTTTCCTCTGAAGCAAACTTGCTCTTCCTGTTTGCTACTTCCGGCTTCGACAGCTGTGACGCGGAAACTGACGCGCTGGCAATGACGTAATGACGCAAAAGCTTTACGTCGCTGCACTATCGCATCAGTCATGTTGACGTGCTTATCGTTCTTATAGAGAAATTGACAGCAATCACCTCGTCCCTTTGCAAATAAATCCCTACATGAAATAATGAATcagtcatgaaaaaaaaccctgcttgCATATTTCATTTGTACAGGGCTCCTGCATTTGGGcatatttcattatatttgtGTAAAACACCTTCAGTAAAAAGCACTGATTGTATATATATAGGTTAAAAGTCAAATGAATTTAAAGTTCTTGCAGGTACACATTGCCTTTCTTAAAAGAAATGCATAAAGGGTTTCAAACATcaggcctgtggaccaaaaccagcccacgAGGTCCCAACGCAACTACCATGCAATTTTCAGTAGCAATTGTTTGGTCTTTGTGAAAACACTATCAATATACTCTGTGGTAGAGCATTAAatcattaaagtttaaatgtaaaagttGTTTCGGCACTGTCCCACCAGTCTAGCCCTCTACACACGACAGACGCCCTGCATGCCCACTGCATGTTGCCCCTAAAAGAAAacgtgtttgacactcctgctttaTGATTACTTGAAGCTTGAGATTGATGAGATATTTTATCAATTTAAATAGTGAGGATCTTACTGCTTTCAAGATTATAcatatagtaaaaaaaaaaaaaaagtaggaacAACACAAATGAGTGTACGATACTCTGACATACTCCATAGTTTGAACTTATGTTGAATGCTAATGTGTAAGGGTAGGTAAAATGGATCATGTCTTTACTGTCATAAAAACTCTACTGTACTAGtagtttcagtcatttcactcAAATAAGGTCAAGATTGATTTGACAGAAGCCCTTCAGGTCACGGAGTAACATTTTTCACTACATTGTGAATGTTTGTGGTAAAACTGGTGCAAGGACCCACTGAATATAATAAATTATAATATCAAACATGTTGTGATTAATATGTTTCGATTTcactggagaggaaaaaaatacatcaattcCAACAGTTAAAGTTTTATTTGGTATATATAAAAACACtgtgataaaaaataaaagcgtCACACTGAAATCTGTTATGTTCCAGGATCCTGAACTAAGCCGTACGTGCTCTGAAGGTAATCGATGACAGCTGAGGTACTGGACAGAGAATTAAAGACTTTTCTCTCAGCTGGGAGCTAACCCTCTCCAACATGTAGATGAGATGATGGTGGAAACAAGGTGAACGGAGTGCCCTGCTCCACAGAGATGTCCACCCCAGTCCCATATGCACTCCAGAGGGGTTTCCTCATAACCGGCAAACATGGGGGTTTGCCAGCAACCCCGAGCAGCCAtcactcctaaaaaaaaaaaaaaaaaaaaaaaaaaaaaaaaaaaaaaaacagaaagagagagaaaaaagttttcagttcagatgtctctgtgtgtggctttgtcgggtttgtttgtgttatcCCTTAAGTAACTCAAACTGCTCGTAAGCTGCCATGTGCTGCATAACTGAACATTTAGCTAATGAGAAAAGCTGAGCCTGGCCCTTGTACAGAACACACTGAACTGCAGGTTCAACGGTTTGTTACTGAATGTAACTGTGTGTCCTGCCGTGTCGTATGATTCAATCAAATACAACCTTCACGTTCCACTCACGGTTCCATTCACGTACCGTCCACACCAGTGAGCTGGTGAGTGGCCTCCACCATCTCGCAGGTACTTTATGTCTCCGTTAAGCAATGCCCGGAATGGACACGCTGTCCTTGATGGTCTTTATGGCATCATAATGGACTGGCTGGTGGCGCTCTTCCGCTGTACGGCCGTGGACAGTAATCCATGACACACCAGCTGATTCGGCCTTCTGACACAGGTCCACTGTCCGCGCCAAGTCCTTGTGAATTCTGTTGAaaggatgaacacatgaataatTTCTTTAGAATCTCTAACAACAAATATCGACTAAGTCCTGGTGTGCTTTGAAAGTAATGAGTAAAATCGTTTAAAACCAACCAACTACACTGCATTATTCTTATTCCAGTGCTGCTATAATAGCTCACAAACGCACTGCAGTCGGAAGTCGTCCGCCTGTAAGTCTCATATGAGGTCAAACTGGTTCAGTCCTCACCTTATTTTGATTAGAAGTTGTGTAGTTGGGATTGTCCACCTGGTTTCTGACATGTCTGACCATGTCTTTAACCAGCTCAGGTTTATTGATGAGGCAGGCACCATAGCCAGCTGACATCGCCCATCTAAAGCACagaacacacatttatttttaagagATGATGATGAGAATATAAGATGTATGGGATGGTGACTGAGATTTTAGTTATGTATGAAAATGATGCTGACGATTGAGCTAAAAGGTGAAATGAGAAGAGGAACTGGGAGGCTGGGAGTGAGTGAACAGCTACAGTACCCTCtaacaggaggaagaagaatgaagcaaaaaagaatagcaagaaaaaacaaagaagatcGAACATGATGGAGAAATAGTCCAGAGCTTCCGTCAAGAACAATGTTACTCCTCTAAATAATTGAGTATTGAAAGCATAAATGTTTCACAGCCTTGACTCGGTAGCTGTACCTCTGAGGGCAGCCACAGTTCAGGTCACTCCATCGGAGAACGGCGCCACCACACAGGCTGCATCCGCCAGAGTCTGAGCATCATGTGCAGCAAACTGCACAATGAGGGGCCGGTCATCTGAGGAGGGAAACCACAAGATTCACTGTCTCAGCGCGTCCGTTTGCCTCACGAGGGAGGCCTGATATAAATGTTACACACAGTACAGAGATTCtagaaaaagcacaaacagcaacaggatGATCAAATACTAGTGTAAGGCAGAGAAGTGAGGCTTGAAATCCCTCCTGTCTGCCATCATAAAGGTTTCCATAATTTTCTCCTGTCATGGATTTAAGTGAACATATTTCCAACTTATTTAATAAAGACACCCCCTCTTAGTATTATACGTGAGTATTACGTAGCTTCATTCTATTCAAAAACGCTAATCTTTTTCAATCGATTGAGAGTGATATGCTGTTATCTATAGTTATGGATTTTTCTACCCAATCCAAGAATCTGCCATAACATTATTCCTTTACATGAATCAAAAAAGTGGCCTCAAATTAAAAAAGCTTTCTCCCTCTTTGCAGCTGTCAGTGGCTTTAGGGCAGCTACCAAGTGAGGTATTCCAAGGAAGTGAACATATGCACACATGGACAGAGATGTCATGATTATGTTAGTCCCAGCACGAGACTGGGTGTTAGTTTATAAAAATGGGACTTCAGTTCATCTCTCTCCAAGTGTAACTTCACTGAGAGGGACAGATGACAGAACCACCACTGCAAATCACATCATGTATCTATCCATGAACACAGCAGAGGCGCAAACCTTGATCATAATGCTCCCAGATATTTCCTCCTTGCAGTGGGTTAGAAAACAAAACCATCTTGCTACTCACTTGGTTGGTGGTGAACTCACTGTCTCTGGCTTTAATCGAGCGCAGGAAGTCTGCAGCAACTATCATCGGGGTGAAACAGATATCACAGTTGTACTTCTCACCAACGACCTGAAGGCAagtctggaaagaaaaaagaactcaACTCAGACAATTCTGTTTGACATGGTTCAGtgctgctggaaaaacaaatctAACCCTCTCTTGAGCAGGTGGCCATATTTGACAACTTCCACTTTTGGCATTATTTCTTCCAGATATGTAATAATAAGCTGAGGAGAATCTCCTTACACTTAAGTTTTAACTCGAACCTATGAAGACATGGATAATGTGGTATGCACAATGCAGTCAACTAGACAATGAggtagtttagtttatttacaGAGCTTTACAAGCTGGGAATAgtaacatgtttgtgtttcttggtGGCTTAAtcgttttaaacacattttattatttacaaGTGCATAATAAAGGTTTTTATGAGAACACAATATTTAAAGTGCGTATTGATTTTTTTAGTAACTGTAAGTCACTTAAGGCACCTGTCAGCCTCTGGTTTCCTCTTGAGGTGTTACCAAATTAGtgaggatcaataaagtattcaTATTCTCTTGAATTACAGATTTGGTCGTGTCTTGCCTCTTCATTTAGGTGGTCTTTACCGCAACAATAACATAATCAGTCATCTTTGCAGGAATATTGTGACCGCTTTTAACTACTTGACGTTACAGTTGGGTTTTGAACATTAAAATACATCAGCGATTTAAGAAACGAATACATTGGTCACTTACTTTGAATACCGGACCATAGGGGCGCAGATTTTCAGGACTTTCCCTTTTTTCAAACATGTCCATGACGGTGGCGTGCTCACCGGCAGACTTCATTCTCCCTAAAGTACTAAGCACTGTTAGCACTACAAGCTAAGTATCTCAATGTCCACCGAGGAAAAGTTCAGTTTAAAGTATCTATGTCGCCGTGTCATGAGGACAAAAGCATTTTCAGACCCCATAAGACGCCCTTCTGCATCACACAGGTGTAAACTACACAGATTAAAAGCGAATTTAACCAAACAACGCGGCAGAGTGGACAGAGGAGCATGTGAGAAAAATGTGGGCGTGTCGGTGACCTCTGCACTCTGACGTCGTGCCGCGGGTGAGAAcgcatttcatttatttatttttatcaaaaaacttaaaaaaactcAGGCCTAGCATTGTTGGTTGATAAATATAATAATTATAttgtaaaaactaaattaaaaatcTCTGAAATTAGATTCGACGTCATCACCACGCGTTTACCcggtgctgccttcagggacttGTGGGGAAAAGCAGCTTTCTAATGTGAAGAGCACTTTCAGTTGACCCCGTTTAAAAACAGGGTCCGGGCATATTCACCTTATCAGTAATAGAATCTGAACACCCTCATTAGCTGACTGATATTTAATTCAATAGAACAATGtcgtaaaaaaatatattttgtttgtttcacagatTTTGCTGTATTTCATAGTTGCATTTCACATACTATACTACTGCTGCTTTCGAACGTGgcagcatttgaaaaaaaaaaaacaaaacaacccgAATGTTATAAACAGAGAAACAATTTTCAAAGTCCACAAATCTCTTCTGGACTGAGTCACTCTGTTGCACTTTCGTTGCATGCTCACGATGAGGGCACCATCTACATGAAAACTGGAAATtataattctgaaaaaaaaaattcgggGTGACGGTGATGCCTATGAGAAATCACAGAAAGCGGAATTGATAaattattaatcattttatttaaaaccaGCACTGGATAAGTGaacaatatatataaaaagaagCATAAAAACATACATCAAAAGGTAGGAGAGGCATCACAAATCATCCACTCCTACACTGATAGAGATTAATAGTGGGGCTGATAAAATCTCAGATCCTAAATTGTcagaataaatacattttcacacTAAATGAAGTTATTGCGGAGGAATGCAACTTCTACTTTCACCTGTTAAAAGTAAGTCAAAGAGTGTGATCCAGTCATGATTCATCAATACTACCCTACCTGATCAGTTTGAACAGACAAGTTCCCTTTAATCAAACAGCACTTGCAGTGTATCCATTTAGCCTTTAAAAGCAGAGCAACTTCAAGGACACCAAGTGGTATGAAGGGCTCCTCGTCACAAACATCCTGAACAATTGGGCTTCATATCTTGTTTGGGTTGACCATTACTGTGAGGAAATGTCCTGAGGGCTGCTCACAAGCTCCTGTAGGCTGACAGGTTGCGTTACGTTAAGAGTAGCAGCTGTAAACGGTGACTAAGGAGAAGACTTGCCAAGAGCTTTGCTTGTGTGCATAAATACAAATACcctgtgaaacaaaaaaaatgtgagaagtATCAACACACCCTTCTACAGTGTGGATAAATTAGTAAATTAGCTTCAGTCCAAACCACACAAGTAAACCACTCCTGGAGAAGTCACCTATAAAGAACTCAGCAGGGAGTCATTgctgtacaaaaacaaaaataaaccgtTACTTCTCAATGAGAATAAATTTGCTAAGAGCCAATTATGAATATATATCTAAAATTCATACTGCTGGAACATTTCAGCAAACAAACTGTGGCAATCCCCATGCAGGTGGACGGTGTCAGAAGCACATCAGGACATGGACCGACATTCACTGTACTCAACCAACATCGTGACGCGCTTTGCGTCTGTAACGTCACGGCAACGGAGTCCGGAACTCATCTGGGAGCAAAACTTCA
The sequence above is a segment of the Salarias fasciatus chromosome 14, fSalaFa1.1, whole genome shotgun sequence genome. Coding sequences within it:
- the dus4l gene encoding LOW QUALITY PROTEIN: tRNA-dihydrouridine(20a/20b) synthase [NAD(P)+]-like (The sequence of the model RefSeq protein was modified relative to this genomic sequence to represent the inferred CDS: inserted 3 bases in 3 codons; deleted 6 bases in 6 codons), with amino-acid sequence MKSAGEHATVMDMFEKGKVLKICAPMVRYSKLAFRSLVXKYNCDICFTPMIVAADFLRSIKARDSEFTTNQVNDRPLIVQFAAHDAQTLADAACVVAPFSDGXDLNCGCPQRWAMSAGYGACLINKPELVKDMVRHVRNQVDNPNYTTSIKIRIHKDLARTVDLCQKAESAGVSWITVHGRTAEERHQPVHYDAIKTIKDSVSIPGIANGDIKYLRDVEATHQLTGVDGVMAARGCWQTPMFAGYEETPLECIWDWVDISVEQGTPFTCFHHHLIYMLERVSSQXERKVFNSLSSTSAVIDYLQSTYGLQTGRASLLQRKELGSFSHSVKMSLQWTAVAFFLYGRSPSSFLCLPFISAKRCAACIHLKVWSWMSRFWNKVFLTMIIILIVLFLDAVREVRKYSGKQASADAKLQPNMVDHLHMKLFRAQRNLYISGFAVFLWLVMKRVVTLINQLASASATTAAFQAQADSANQNAEKCSKENERLKQTLMEGKGDKATEEGMELLRTEVQKLKGELKTSADTLTNSQSEAENMKKQMDSLALEYDRLLKEHQALQNLQENLNKKDD